Proteins found in one Candidatus Brocadiaceae bacterium genomic segment:
- the cas8c gene encoding type I-C CRISPR-associated protein Cas8c/Csd1, producing MILQALHRLAEREHLSTFLDIGPGAVSWLLRISQDGNLVGAPEDLRETPATAKGSRKPKASKRLIPDQPYRSGTKAPPYFLVDNAKYVFGLANTEQKEPGDTEQARSFRERIKECAKSTGDEGALAVAAFLEKLATRQVRVELPEDLQADDQFAFVFEPDIDAFVHERRRVREYWHQRCAAAAAGDSSTCLVSGVRFGTPDLFPKTPASPGRKPQLALVSFDGQSSWSYGWEKNQNAPVSPTAAKMCGRALARLLDPAYPDPDQPGMTLPRRHVRLSADTVVCYWAAQDSGDDFSDAIAPLLEGDETVGEMFRSVWRGRPVAIRDPSAFYALALTLPPKGRIIVRDWLETTVGIVAENLARHFSDLHIVRRARRRDAPEDIPLALTTLMDAVAQPAERRSEGVPSHLAAQFVHAALSGIPYPLAIFQRAVLRFRAELGKENQENKQKAWQVRNWNDGRAALIKAVLNRRIRSRISTLTEEVRATMDPNRTDPGYVLGKLMAVFERLQQAAIDDANASVVDRYFSGASASPKTVFVQLYKNARHHARKARDEKSTAGLAFRLDRLVDELSESFGLKDKAIHPEQNALPGFLDQEQQGLFVIGYHQMRHWLWMNAEERAAWEAEHPSAPRAYLWNKKEAAPAQPEAV from the coding sequence ATGATCCTCCAGGCACTTCATCGACTTGCAGAACGGGAGCATTTGTCAACCTTCCTGGACATCGGACCGGGCGCCGTCTCATGGCTGCTTCGGATATCCCAAGATGGCAATCTCGTCGGCGCTCCCGAAGACCTTCGTGAGACTCCGGCCACAGCCAAAGGATCCCGCAAGCCCAAGGCATCCAAGCGGCTAATCCCAGATCAGCCGTACCGGTCTGGGACGAAAGCTCCACCCTACTTCTTGGTTGATAACGCCAAGTATGTCTTCGGCCTGGCAAACACTGAACAGAAGGAGCCAGGTGATACCGAACAGGCAAGATCGTTCCGCGAGCGAATCAAAGAATGCGCCAAGTCCACCGGGGATGAAGGCGCACTGGCTGTTGCAGCTTTCCTGGAGAAACTTGCTACTAGACAAGTCCGGGTTGAGCTGCCAGAGGACCTTCAAGCGGACGATCAGTTTGCCTTCGTGTTTGAGCCCGACATCGACGCTTTTGTCCACGAGCGGCGGCGCGTGCGCGAGTATTGGCATCAGCGGTGCGCCGCAGCGGCTGCGGGCGATTCGTCGACATGTCTGGTTTCGGGAGTACGATTCGGCACGCCCGACTTGTTTCCAAAGACACCGGCTTCCCCGGGGCGTAAACCGCAGTTAGCTTTGGTCTCGTTCGATGGACAGTCCTCCTGGTCCTACGGCTGGGAAAAGAACCAGAACGCCCCAGTATCACCGACAGCAGCGAAGATGTGTGGCAGGGCACTCGCTCGGCTACTCGATCCGGCCTATCCGGATCCCGACCAGCCAGGCATGACGCTGCCGCGGCGGCACGTGCGTCTGAGCGCAGATACCGTAGTCTGCTATTGGGCCGCACAGGACAGCGGCGATGACTTCTCCGATGCCATCGCTCCTTTGCTGGAGGGCGACGAAACCGTTGGAGAGATGTTCCGTTCCGTCTGGCGAGGAAGGCCCGTGGCCATCAGAGATCCCTCGGCCTTTTATGCTTTAGCGCTTACCCTTCCCCCAAAGGGCCGCATCATCGTCCGCGACTGGCTGGAAACCACCGTCGGCATCGTCGCGGAGAACCTGGCTCGACATTTCTCCGACCTGCACATCGTCCGTCGGGCGCGCCGCCGCGATGCGCCGGAGGACATCCCTCTTGCGCTGACCACGCTGATGGACGCCGTGGCCCAGCCGGCCGAACGCCGGTCCGAAGGCGTGCCGTCGCACCTGGCGGCGCAGTTCGTGCACGCGGCGCTCTCGGGCATCCCCTACCCGCTGGCGATTTTTCAGCGGGCCGTCCTTCGATTCCGCGCGGAACTTGGGAAGGAGAACCAGGAGAACAAGCAGAAGGCATGGCAGGTGCGCAACTGGAACGATGGCAGGGCCGCCCTCATCAAGGCCGTGCTGAACCGGCGCATCCGCTCCCGCATATCCACTCTCACTGAGGAGGTCCGCGCGACCATGGACCCCAACCGTACCGATCCCGGCTACGTGCTTGGCAAGTTGATGGCTGTCTTCGAACGGTTGCAGCAGGCGGCCATCGACGACGCCAACGCATCCGTCGTCGACCGCTACTTCAGCGGGGCATCTGCCTCGCCGAAGACGGTCTTCGTGCAGCTCTACAAGAACGCACGGCACCACGCGCGGAAAGCGCGTGACGAGAAGTCCACGGCCGGCCTCGCCTTCCGACTGGACCGCCTTGTCGATGAGTTGAGCGAGTCATTCGGGCTGAAGGACAAGGCCATCCATCCCGAACAGAATGCCCTGCCCGGTTTCCTCGACCAGGAACAGCAGGGACTCTTCGTCATCGGTTACCACCAGATGCGGCACTGGCTCTGGATGAACGCGGAGGAACGTGCAGCCTGGGAGGCCGAGCATCCGAGCGCCCCTCGCGCCTACCTGTGGAACAAGAAAGAAGCGGCGCCCGCACAGCCGGAGGCCGTCTGA
- the cas5c gene encoding type I-C CRISPR-associated protein Cas5, with product MTASRSPTLRLRAAGPLACFTRPELKVERVSYPVMTPSAARGLLEAVLWKPAIRWHVERIEVLKPIRFTSFRRNEVNSMARSPSRADLRSYFAEDDRAQRNTVALRDVDYVIHAHVSMTDKAGPDDTMNKFVAMFERRVAKGQHFHQPYFGCREFVARVMPADAAGEPIAESGDLGIMLWDIDYGAAGNRPLFFRAELRNGVLEVPADPEVTLAGIGGEAGGGT from the coding sequence ATGACCGCGTCGAGAAGCCCGACGTTGCGGTTGCGCGCGGCAGGCCCCCTGGCCTGCTTCACGAGGCCGGAACTGAAAGTCGAACGTGTTTCTTACCCCGTCATGACGCCTTCGGCCGCTCGGGGGCTTCTGGAGGCCGTGCTCTGGAAGCCGGCGATCCGGTGGCACGTCGAACGAATTGAGGTGCTCAAGCCGATCCGCTTCACCAGCTTCCGCCGTAACGAAGTCAACTCCATGGCCAGATCGCCGTCTCGCGCGGACCTACGCAGCTACTTCGCCGAGGACGACCGCGCGCAGCGCAACACGGTGGCTCTGCGCGACGTCGACTACGTGATCCACGCGCACGTGTCCATGACGGATAAGGCCGGGCCGGACGACACGATGAACAAGTTCGTGGCCATGTTTGAGCGCCGGGTAGCCAAAGGACAGCACTTCCACCAGCCGTACTTCGGCTGCCGCGAGTTCGTCGCTCGCGTGATGCCTGCGGACGCGGCCGGCGAGCCGATCGCCGAATCCGGCGACCTGGGCATCATGCTCTGGGACATCGACTACGGCGCCGCGGGAAACCGCCCCCTTTTCTTCCGGGCGGAACTCCGCAACGGCGTCCTCGAGGTGCCCGCCGACCCTGAGGTGACACTGGCCGGCATCGGCGGCGAAGCAGGAGGTGGGACATGA
- a CDS encoding CRISPR-associated endonuclease Cas3'' — MAHPEFYAHAPEAGSTRTDWHVLRTHLETVASLARRFADAFGAGEWGYIAGLWHDIGKYQQRFQDRLRGQAVSVEHSGPAAALAMAADARKSRPIAFAAAGHHGGLPNPRMSGPGLPSPLAERLEKAARLLAEIWEDLPPAVRDASLPALPTHLTKASPGAAGSKRLTRSIEFWTRFLFSALVDADWLDTESYFRPDIGARRSAFESIELLRKRLDGYIDHIVAGLDASVRASGVNQARAHVLDACRKAAAAAPGVFSLTVPTGGGKTLSAMSFALRHAVFHGLRRVIVVIPYTSIIEQNAHEYRKALGAANVVEHHSNLDVARVKQALGEEMAGRHELATENWDAPVIVTTSVQFFESLFANGPSRCRKLHNIARSVIILDEVQTVPPHFLLSIVEALEELTNHYGCSLVLSTATPPSLKERQRFENGLRNVRDIVPESEALDTKLARVRYHWPEQDAPPVAWESLASELARHEQVLCIVHRRADARLLAEMLAQLQDEESVHHLSALMCPEHRTLVLEGVKGALISGRPCRVVSTQLVEAGVDVDFPVVYRAMAGLDSIVQAAGRCNREGRHDRGDVFLFRAPTRPPAGTLRKAMESAETLLHEVGNGLQPDCPTLIDRFFRMLYSKETLDARQIQTHRQELNFATVDRNFRLIEDGFSRPVIVPYGEAPALVADVQRDGPSREARRRLQRYVVSIYPNAFDKLQSAGALEEVVEGLFFLSSAYADLYSERFGLTPGDDTPVGRTDLIV, encoded by the coding sequence ATGGCGCACCCGGAGTTCTACGCACACGCGCCCGAAGCTGGCTCCACTCGCACCGATTGGCACGTCCTTCGCACACACCTCGAGACCGTCGCCAGCCTTGCCCGACGGTTTGCCGATGCCTTCGGTGCTGGCGAATGGGGATACATCGCCGGGCTCTGGCATGACATCGGGAAGTACCAGCAGCGATTTCAGGATCGACTCAGAGGCCAGGCTGTCTCCGTCGAGCACTCCGGGCCGGCCGCAGCCCTGGCGATGGCGGCTGATGCACGGAAGTCACGGCCCATCGCCTTCGCAGCTGCCGGACACCACGGCGGTCTGCCGAACCCGCGCATGAGCGGGCCGGGGCTGCCCAGTCCTCTGGCGGAGCGACTGGAGAAGGCTGCGCGACTGCTCGCGGAGATCTGGGAGGATCTGCCCCCGGCGGTCCGCGATGCGTCTCTTCCAGCCTTGCCGACGCACTTGACGAAGGCATCGCCCGGAGCAGCCGGTTCGAAGCGCTTGACCCGGAGCATCGAGTTCTGGACGCGCTTCCTCTTCTCAGCCCTTGTGGATGCCGACTGGCTGGACACCGAATCCTACTTCAGACCGGACATCGGCGCGCGCCGCAGCGCCTTTGAGAGCATCGAGTTGCTGCGCAAGCGGCTCGACGGGTACATCGATCACATCGTTGCAGGACTCGACGCATCCGTGCGGGCATCGGGGGTGAACCAGGCGCGCGCCCACGTGCTGGACGCCTGCAGAAAGGCCGCCGCAGCCGCGCCCGGTGTCTTCAGCCTCACCGTTCCCACAGGTGGCGGCAAGACGCTCTCCGCCATGTCGTTCGCCCTCCGCCACGCCGTCTTTCACGGTCTCCGTCGCGTCATCGTCGTCATCCCCTACACCAGCATCATTGAGCAGAATGCGCACGAATACCGCAAGGCGCTCGGGGCCGCGAACGTCGTGGAGCATCACAGCAATCTCGACGTCGCGCGCGTGAAGCAGGCGCTCGGGGAGGAGATGGCCGGGCGGCACGAACTGGCCACGGAGAACTGGGACGCCCCCGTGATCGTGACTACGAGCGTACAGTTCTTCGAATCGCTCTTCGCCAACGGGCCGTCGCGCTGTCGCAAGCTGCACAACATCGCGCGCAGCGTGATCATCCTGGATGAAGTGCAGACCGTCCCCCCGCATTTCCTCCTCAGCATCGTCGAGGCTCTTGAGGAACTGACGAACCACTATGGCTGTTCCCTTGTGCTGTCGACGGCGACGCCGCCGTCGCTTAAGGAGAGGCAGCGGTTCGAAAACGGCCTCAGAAACGTGCGGGACATCGTTCCTGAGTCAGAAGCGCTCGACACGAAGCTGGCCCGCGTGCGCTACCACTGGCCGGAGCAGGACGCTCCACCTGTCGCCTGGGAATCGCTCGCCTCGGAACTCGCACGGCACGAACAGGTTCTGTGCATCGTACATCGCCGTGCGGACGCGCGCCTTCTGGCCGAGATGCTTGCCCAACTGCAGGATGAAGAGAGCGTGCACCACCTGTCCGCGCTCATGTGTCCGGAGCACAGGACGCTCGTACTGGAGGGAGTAAAGGGGGCGTTGATCTCGGGCCGCCCCTGCCGCGTCGTCTCGACTCAGCTCGTCGAGGCGGGTGTCGACGTGGATTTCCCGGTTGTCTATCGGGCCATGGCGGGTCTCGACAGCATCGTGCAGGCTGCGGGGCGATGCAACCGCGAGGGCCGGCACGATCGGGGAGACGTCTTCCTCTTCCGAGCGCCGACGCGTCCGCCGGCGGGCACGCTCAGGAAGGCCATGGAGTCGGCCGAAACGCTCCTCCACGAGGTCGGAAACGGTTTGCAGCCAGACTGCCCCACGCTCATCGACCGGTTCTTCCGGATGCTCTACTCCAAGGAGACGCTCGACGCACGGCAGATCCAGACACACCGGCAGGAGCTGAACTTCGCAACCGTCGACCGCAACTTCCGGCTGATTGAAGACGGTTTCTCACGACCCGTGATCGTTCCATATGGAGAGGCGCCGGCTCTCGTCGCCGATGTGCAGAGGGACGGCCCGTCGCGGGAGGCGCGGCGCCGGCTGCAGCGTTACGTCGTCAGCATCTACCCCAATGCCTTTGACAAACTGCAGAGCGCCGGCGCGCTGGAAGAAGTGGTTGAAGGGTTGTTCTTCCTTTCCAGTGCCTACGCAGACCTTTACAGCGAGCGTTTCGGCCTGACACCGGGCGACGACACCCCCGTCGGCCGGACAGACCTGATTGTGTGA
- a CDS encoding DegT/DnrJ/EryC1/StrS family aminotransferase — translation MPGPGAFWIGEEEKREVNEVLDSGYVFRYGNLKDPRFKAKVYSLEQEVARHCGVKYAVATSSGTSALLISLQALGIGPGDEVICPAYTFVASYTSVIAAGGLPVLAEIDESLTLDPEDVQRRITPKTKAIMPVHMLGNPSNMDALMDVADRAGLPVLEDACQSVGASYKGRKTGAIGKIGAFSLNFFKTVTAGDGGVAITDDEDLYERAFGFHDQGHTPNRAGVEVGHRQILGLDFRMNELTGAMALAQYRKVDRILSTLRSQKARLREAIGEVPGMHYRTVYDPDGECGTLLVAVFDSAERAADVAAKIGSKTVNGSGWHVYYNMEHVMHYLAERGRPHGRGAYPRTDDILSRSLALSVGVVDAGLGAGAGININSTDEEIRQCADAFRTACGV, via the coding sequence ATGCCCGGGCCCGGCGCGTTCTGGATCGGTGAGGAGGAGAAGCGGGAGGTCAACGAAGTCCTCGACTCCGGTTACGTGTTCCGTTACGGCAACCTGAAGGACCCCCGCTTCAAGGCGAAGGTCTACTCGCTGGAACAGGAAGTCGCCAGGCACTGCGGCGTGAAGTACGCCGTGGCGACCTCCAGCGGCACCAGCGCGCTGCTGATCTCGCTGCAGGCGCTCGGCATCGGCCCGGGCGACGAGGTCATCTGCCCGGCCTACACGTTCGTGGCGAGCTACACGTCCGTGATCGCCGCCGGCGGCCTGCCCGTGCTGGCCGAGATCGACGAGAGCCTGACCCTGGACCCCGAGGACGTGCAGCGCCGCATCACGCCGAAGACGAAGGCCATCATGCCCGTCCACATGCTGGGCAATCCGTCGAATATGGACGCCCTGATGGACGTTGCCGACAGGGCGGGCCTGCCCGTCCTGGAAGACGCCTGCCAGTCCGTCGGCGCGTCCTACAAGGGCAGGAAGACGGGCGCGATCGGCAAGATCGGCGCCTTCTCCCTGAACTTCTTCAAGACGGTGACGGCCGGCGACGGCGGCGTGGCCATCACGGACGACGAGGATCTCTACGAGCGCGCGTTCGGCTTCCACGACCAGGGCCACACGCCCAACCGCGCCGGCGTGGAAGTGGGGCACCGCCAGATCCTTGGGCTGGATTTCCGCATGAACGAACTGACCGGCGCCATGGCGCTTGCGCAGTACCGCAAGGTCGATCGGATTCTGAGCACGTTGCGTTCCCAGAAGGCCCGGCTGCGCGAGGCGATCGGCGAGGTGCCGGGCATGCATTACCGGACGGTGTACGATCCGGACGGCGAGTGCGGCACGCTGCTGGTGGCCGTCTTCGATTCGGCCGAGCGGGCCGCGGACGTGGCCGCGAAGATCGGCAGCAAGACCGTCAACGGCAGCGGCTGGCACGTCTACTACAACATGGAACACGTGATGCACTACCTGGCCGAGCGGGGCCGGCCCCACGGCCGGGGCGCCTACCCGCGCACGGACGACATCCTGTCCCGCAGCCTGGCCCTGAGCGTCGGCGTCGTCGACGCCGGGCTCGGCGCCGGGGCCGGGATCAACATCAACTCGACCGATGAGGAGATCCGGCAGTGTGCGGACGCGTTCCGCACGGCCTGCGGGGTCTGA
- a CDS encoding creatininase family protein → MAGHCTADDGSGRSARPIEQGDWNMAYLFPQEVVEARERIGLVILPVAPVEWHGPHVAMGCDNLLAHAFAREVARELRCPYYPPLFVGTERERPDGMLRAIGFDGDEFIEGMDFPGNSIGSGYYREEVFAAVVRDTLEILFDRMGFRRVLIVNGHGATNQKGVLDRLCAEYNAGVRNGKRVLWTYPGFPAALLGQSIGHADAAECSMLAASFPECLDLSQLPQDGRLRNTDFAIVDGETFDGKGTRDHTVRLRHDPRKHTDPEQGRRYFAEAVREVVDEVSRTLLGPSRRRG, encoded by the coding sequence ATGGCCGGCCATTGCACGGCGGACGATGGGTCGGGCCGTTCGGCCCGGCCCATCGAGCAGGGCGACTGGAACATGGCCTACCTGTTCCCCCAGGAGGTCGTGGAGGCCCGCGAGCGCATCGGCCTGGTCATCCTGCCGGTGGCGCCCGTGGAATGGCACGGCCCGCACGTGGCGATGGGCTGCGACAACCTGCTGGCCCATGCGTTCGCGCGCGAGGTGGCGCGGGAGCTGCGCTGCCCGTACTACCCGCCCCTGTTCGTGGGCACCGAGCGCGAGCGGCCGGACGGGATGCTCAGGGCGATCGGGTTCGACGGCGACGAGTTCATCGAGGGCATGGACTTCCCGGGGAATTCGATCGGCAGCGGCTACTACCGGGAGGAAGTCTTCGCCGCCGTCGTGCGCGACACGCTGGAGATCCTGTTCGACCGCATGGGCTTCCGCCGGGTGCTCATCGTCAACGGGCACGGTGCGACCAATCAGAAGGGCGTGCTCGACCGGCTCTGCGCGGAGTACAACGCCGGCGTCCGGAACGGCAAGCGCGTCCTGTGGACGTATCCCGGGTTCCCTGCGGCGCTGCTGGGGCAGAGCATCGGCCACGCGGACGCCGCCGAGTGCTCGATGCTGGCCGCCAGCTTCCCGGAATGCCTGGACCTGTCGCAACTGCCGCAGGACGGCCGGCTCAGGAACACGGACTTCGCCATCGTTGACGGGGAGACCTTCGACGGCAAGGGGACGCGCGACCACACCGTGCGCCTGCGCCATGACCCCCGGAAGCACACGGACCCGGAACAGGGGAGGCGCTACTTCGCCGAGGCCGTGCGCGAGGTCGTCGACGAGGTGAGCCGGACCCTGCTGGGGCCCTCCAGACGCAGGGGTTAG
- a CDS encoding helix-turn-helix transcriptional regulator — translation MPAPGAYRWDLCARLANQVQVADERAALRTVEQVWRMIAHGSASRGFGEMRLRMVQVMAIANRGAYAGGADPERLLENVIEVLDEFARAADESALPAVARAAVSRLVALVRIGVSPQERVARAAVDYVRRHCTENLTRRDVAASVGCSASHLSRALRRSTGRTFKQLLLGERIARASALLRDGARRVTDVAFEVGYGDPNYFSYAFKRETGVTPTQYRRSHAPRAR, via the coding sequence GTGCCGGCGCCCGGGGCCTATCGATGGGACCTCTGCGCCCGGCTGGCCAACCAGGTGCAGGTGGCCGACGAGCGGGCCGCGCTCCGGACGGTGGAGCAGGTCTGGCGGATGATCGCCCACGGGAGCGCCTCGCGGGGGTTCGGCGAGATGCGGCTGCGGATGGTCCAGGTCATGGCCATCGCCAACCGGGGGGCGTACGCCGGGGGTGCGGACCCGGAGCGCCTGCTCGAGAACGTCATCGAGGTGCTGGACGAGTTCGCCCGGGCGGCCGACGAGTCCGCGTTGCCGGCGGTGGCCAGGGCGGCCGTGAGCAGGCTTGTGGCGCTGGTGCGGATCGGCGTCAGCCCCCAGGAGCGGGTCGCCCGTGCGGCCGTCGACTACGTGCGCAGGCACTGCACCGAGAACCTGACGCGCCGCGACGTCGCCGCTTCAGTCGGGTGCAGCGCATCCCACCTGAGCCGCGCCCTGCGGCGGAGCACGGGGCGCACGTTCAAGCAGCTCCTGCTGGGAGAGCGCATTGCGCGGGCCAGTGCCCTGCTGAGGGACGGCGCGCGGCGGGTCACCGACGTGGCCTTCGAGGTCGGCTACGGCGACCCGAACTACTTCTCCTACGCCTTCAAGCGCGAGACGGGCGTCACACCCACCCAGTACCGCCGCTCCCACGCCCCGCGTGCACGCTGA
- a CDS encoding aminotransferase class V-fold PLP-dependent enzyme: MDAQGGALFEDGLLGQIRGRFCHVTSDPIVGPRVYLENAGGALTLRRVVEVVAEQTAIPDNAGRANATSRRIEKTIAEGRDALRILMGASSGVVDVGESTTSNAWTVLRPMIENVAGTNAVVTNLDHPATYDTVRTLCERRGLQWRVAGLTPSRGIVEPESVAAQVDDGTVVLTVIHSSNITGTQNAVADIIRAAREKKPDLYVLVDGAQHGPHGLVDVEALGCDGYLVSSYKMFSKIGSSAFYVSERVVELPHDKLRGKPATCWEQGTREQAGYAAWSEVLGYLCWLGGHFTEAKERRALVVAAMGAVAQHERALTRMMLHGTGAAPGLLSMPHVTVHGEVDDLSVKESCLGFSVDGMTSGEAVERLAVAGIRVHNRVSDAYSRHTLEALGLSECVRASLAHYNSPADVEAFLTATARMERH; encoded by the coding sequence ATGGATGCACAGGGCGGCGCGCTTTTCGAAGACGGCCTTCTCGGGCAGATCCGCGGCCGTTTCTGCCACGTGACGTCGGACCCGATCGTGGGGCCGCGCGTCTACCTCGAGAACGCAGGCGGAGCACTGACCCTCAGGCGCGTGGTGGAGGTCGTCGCCGAGCAGACGGCGATCCCCGACAACGCCGGGCGGGCCAACGCCACGTCGCGCCGGATCGAGAAGACCATCGCGGAGGGGCGCGACGCTCTGCGTATTCTGATGGGCGCGTCCTCCGGAGTTGTCGACGTGGGAGAGAGCACCACGAGCAACGCCTGGACCGTTCTGCGCCCGATGATCGAGAACGTGGCCGGCACGAACGCCGTCGTCACAAACCTCGACCATCCGGCAACATACGACACGGTGCGGACGTTGTGCGAACGCCGGGGCCTCCAATGGCGCGTCGCCGGGCTCACGCCGTCCCGGGGGATCGTGGAGCCCGAGTCGGTGGCGGCCCAGGTCGACGACGGCACGGTGGTGCTCACGGTCATCCACAGTTCGAACATCACGGGCACGCAGAACGCCGTCGCCGACATCATCCGGGCCGCTCGGGAGAAGAAGCCCGACCTCTACGTGCTGGTGGATGGTGCCCAGCACGGCCCGCACGGCCTGGTGGACGTGGAGGCGTTGGGGTGCGACGGCTACCTGGTGAGTTCCTACAAGATGTTCTCGAAGATCGGCAGTTCGGCCTTCTACGTGTCCGAACGCGTGGTGGAACTGCCGCACGACAAGCTCCGGGGCAAGCCGGCGACCTGCTGGGAGCAGGGCACCCGGGAGCAGGCGGGCTACGCCGCATGGTCGGAGGTGCTCGGCTATCTCTGCTGGCTCGGCGGCCACTTCACGGAGGCAAAGGAGCGCCGGGCGCTCGTGGTGGCGGCCATGGGGGCCGTGGCGCAGCACGAGCGCGCGCTGACCCGCATGATGCTGCACGGCACCGGGGCCGCGCCCGGCCTGCTTTCGATGCCGCACGTCACGGTTCACGGGGAGGTCGACGACCTGTCCGTCAAGGAATCCTGTCTCGGCTTCAGCGTGGACGGCATGACGTCCGGCGAGGCCGTCGAACGCCTGGCCGTCGCCGGCATTCGCGTGCACAACCGCGTCTCGGACGCCTACTCGCGCCACACGCTCGAAGCGCTGGGGCTCAGCGAGTGCGTGCGGGCATCGCTGGCGCACTACAACTCGCCGGCCGACGTCGAGGCGTTCCTGACGGCGACGGCCCGGATGGAAAGGCATTGA
- a CDS encoding cyclase family protein translates to MKRLIDLTLPIHEGMLTTPVPWHPPVEISILGRHELEGRATRKVTLGTHTGTHMDAPYHFVKDGATIDQIPPEVLVNTAVVLNVEGKGDFAKTTADDLRATGVSIPSGCGAIIHTGWYRRWMHRDYYEKWPCLTMDACEYLAECGVRLVGLDVPSPDDPRDRIAFGEISPLHYFFLSRGIVLVEFLANLDQIQGTEVLLIAAPLKVLGADGFPARVLAVEES, encoded by the coding sequence ATGAAGCGCTTGATCGATCTGACGCTCCCGATTCACGAAGGCATGCTGACGACGCCCGTGCCCTGGCACCCGCCCGTTGAGATCAGCATCCTCGGACGGCACGAACTCGAGGGGCGCGCCACGCGCAAGGTCACCCTCGGCACGCACACGGGCACGCACATGGACGCGCCGTACCATTTTGTGAAGGATGGGGCGACCATCGACCAGATCCCGCCCGAGGTGCTGGTGAACACGGCCGTGGTGCTGAACGTGGAGGGCAAGGGCGACTTCGCGAAGACCACGGCCGACGACCTGCGGGCGACCGGCGTGTCCATCCCCTCGGGCTGCGGGGCGATCATCCACACGGGCTGGTACCGGCGCTGGATGCATCGCGACTACTACGAGAAGTGGCCCTGCCTGACCATGGATGCCTGCGAGTACCTGGCCGAGTGCGGCGTGCGCCTGGTCGGGCTGGACGTGCCCTCGCCGGACGACCCGCGGGACAGGATCGCCTTCGGCGAGATCTCCCCGCTGCACTACTTCTTCCTCAGCCGGGGCATCGTTCTGGTAGAATTCCTGGCGAACCTCGACCAGATTCAGGGAACCGAGGTGCTGCTGATCGCCGCCCCGTTGAAGGTCCTCGGGGCGGACGGTTTCCCCGCCCGCGTGCTGGCGGTGGAGGAGTCCTGA
- a CDS encoding AraC family transcriptional regulator — MSEDDPQVWSGVEAPLPEIASVGLMAFDPIYAEEAHVNRAAEILHVVAGSVKVHMPGGPVSAGPGDTLLVPSASSHRDEFDLEEGLEVFYCAFRWEAEEDYFRAVPPQSLERLSPACRSQIAGLADLLRADLAQGREMDQLVARSRILTLLMLIYRDLVPPAGEGQEAPTAYGEVRRHELMSRARQYIQQHYARCVSLDEIAEALHVSGYYLSHVFSAESDFTLFSYLTSVRMERAKALLLAGVLKVSEIARAVGYRSPNYFSKVFRRHFGCSPRDFVASHRP; from the coding sequence ATGAGCGAAGATGATCCCCAGGTCTGGTCCGGCGTCGAGGCGCCACTGCCCGAGATCGCGTCCGTCGGGTTGATGGCGTTCGACCCGATCTACGCCGAGGAAGCGCACGTGAACCGTGCGGCCGAGATACTGCACGTGGTGGCGGGCTCGGTGAAGGTCCACATGCCCGGCGGCCCCGTGTCGGCCGGCCCAGGGGACACGCTTCTGGTGCCCTCCGCGTCCTCCCACCGGGACGAGTTCGACCTGGAAGAGGGGCTGGAGGTCTTCTACTGCGCCTTCCGGTGGGAGGCCGAGGAGGACTACTTCCGCGCCGTGCCGCCCCAGTCGCTCGAACGGCTTTCTCCGGCGTGTCGGAGCCAGATCGCCGGGCTGGCCGACCTGCTGCGGGCCGACCTGGCACAGGGCCGGGAGATGGACCAGCTCGTGGCCCGCTCGCGCATCCTGACGCTGCTGATGCTGATCTACCGCGATCTGGTTCCCCCGGCGGGCGAGGGGCAGGAGGCGCCGACGGCCTATGGAGAGGTGCGCAGGCACGAGTTGATGAGCCGCGCCCGCCAGTACATCCAGCAGCACTACGCGCGCTGCGTGTCGCTGGACGAGATCGCCGAGGCGCTGCACGTCAGCGGCTACTACCTCTCGCACGTGTTCAGCGCCGAGAGCGACTTCACGCTCTTCTCCTACCTGACGAGCGTGCGCATGGAGCGGGCCAAGGCGCTGCTGCTGGCAGGCGTCCTGAAGGTCTCCGAGATCGCCCGGGCGGTCGGCTACCGGAGCCCGAACTACTTCTCGAAGGTCTTCCGTCGCCACTTCGGCTGCTCGCCGCGCGACTTCGTTGCGTCGCACCGCCCGTAG